A single window of Candidatus Acetothermia bacterium DNA harbors:
- the thiL gene encoding thiamine-phosphate kinase, producing MRLSDLGQFLLIERLSRIVASARPDVVAGIGDDAAALDLGGEELVLAKVDSQVEGVHFRRDRIPPHSLGRRSLAIVLSDIAAMGGRPTHALVSLALPADLEVTWVEDLYRGLREEGDRFGVAIVGGHTARSPVGVVIDVCLLGQVSRARILTRAGARPGDAVLVTGSLGDAAAGLALLDNPRLHLPAAVRDGLIARHLTPTPRLPESAVIAASALATAMIDLSDGLASDISHVCNRSGVGVKLYADRLPISMAVGQVSERIGRAPWDLALGGGEDYELCFTAPAAAAPALAERVTAETSTPVTVVGEILPAPAGRWLVLLDGREVPLEAQGWRHF from the coding sequence TTGCGCCTATCCGACCTTGGGCAGTTCCTGCTCATCGAACGGTTGAGCCGGATCGTGGCGAGCGCACGGCCGGACGTGGTGGCGGGGATCGGCGACGACGCGGCCGCACTGGACCTGGGCGGGGAGGAACTGGTCCTGGCCAAGGTGGACAGCCAGGTGGAGGGGGTGCATTTCCGGCGCGACCGCATCCCGCCCCATTCGCTGGGCCGAAGGAGCTTGGCGATCGTCCTCTCCGACATCGCCGCCATGGGCGGGCGGCCGACCCATGCCCTGGTCTCCCTGGCGTTGCCGGCCGATCTCGAGGTGACGTGGGTGGAAGACCTGTACCGGGGCCTGCGTGAGGAAGGGGATCGGTTCGGGGTGGCGATCGTCGGAGGGCACACGGCGCGCTCGCCGGTCGGGGTCGTGATCGACGTATGCCTGCTCGGCCAGGTGAGCCGCGCGCGCATCCTCACCCGCGCCGGGGCCCGGCCTGGGGACGCGGTGCTGGTCACCGGCTCTCTCGGCGACGCCGCGGCCGGGCTCGCCCTTCTGGACAACCCACGCCTCCACCTGCCCGCAGCCGTGCGGGACGGCCTGATCGCCCGCCACCTCACGCCCACGCCGCGGTTGCCCGAGTCCGCGGTGATCGCTGCGTCTGCTCTCGCCACGGCGATGATCGACCTCTCCGACGGCCTGGCGAGCGACATCAGCCACGTCTGCAATCGGAGCGGGGTGGGCGTCAAGCTGTACGCGGACCGCCTACCCATCTCCATGGCCGTGGGCCAAGTGTCCGAACGGATCGGCCGGGCACCGTGGGACCTGGCCCTCGGCGGCGGCGAGGACTACGAGCTCTGCTTCACTGCCCCGGCCGCGGCCGCCCCAGCCTTGGCCGAGCGGGTAACGGCGGAGACGAGCACCCCCGTGACCGTGGTCGGGGAGATCTTGCCCGCCCCGGCCGGCCGGTGGCTGGTCCTCCTGGATGGGCGGGAGGTCCCGCTCGAAGCCCAGGGCTGGCGCCATTTCTAA
- a CDS encoding rhodanese-like domain-containing protein — protein MARVVGREELKAKLDRGENFVLIEVLGPEDYARGHIPGAINIPVERIAHEARARFKPEQEIVLYCANLACTASTVAARKLEQIGFHNVWEYAGGKQDWREAGYPIAYGPEPG, from the coding sequence ATGGCGCGCGTGGTCGGCCGGGAGGAGCTCAAGGCGAAACTCGACCGGGGGGAGAACTTTGTGCTCATCGAGGTTCTGGGCCCCGAGGATTACGCGCGCGGCCACATCCCCGGGGCGATCAACATCCCTGTCGAACGCATCGCCCACGAGGCCAGGGCGCGGTTCAAACCCGAACAGGAAATCGTCCTGTACTGCGCGAACCTCGCCTGCACGGCGAGCACCGTGGCCGCCCGCAAACTCGAGCAGATCGGGTTCCACAACGTGTGGGAGTACGCGGGAGGGAAACAGGACTGGCGGGAGGCCGGCTATCCCATAGCGTACGGGCCTGAGCCGGGATGA
- a CDS encoding formate--tetrahydrofolate ligase — protein sequence MNSDLAIARSVRLKKIWDVAAMVGLSRDELELYGDHKAKVKLDALARRADAPLGKYVVVTGITPTPLGEGKTVTAIGLAQALWRLGKTSVVCLRQPSLGPVFGIKGGAAGGGRSQILPMEDLNLHLTGDFHAVSIAHNLACAFLDNHLYRGNALDIDPEEIVLRRVVDLCDRWALEDVIVGLAGHVRRTGFDITPTSELMAILALTDGLADMRARIGRMVVAFARDGRPVTCEDLRAAGAMAALLRDAIKPNLLQTLEGTPAFIHAGPFANIAHGNSSVLADQIALRLADHVVTEAGFGSDIGMEKFMNIKCRASGLRPDAVVLVATVRALKAHSGRFDVRPGKPLDPRLAQEAPEAVAAGCANLEKHIENARAYGVPCVVAINRFDSDRASEIQVVRERALAAGARAAVECAAWAHGGEGGTALAEAVLAAAEEPVEFRFLYDLDLPIADKIRVVATRMYGAADVEFTPRAKRMLARYTDLGWDAFPVCMAKTHLSLSHDPGLKGRPEGFVLPVRDIRPSVGAGFLYALCGEIRTMPGLPSHPAGERVDLDEDGNVVGLA from the coding sequence GTGAACTCCGACTTGGCGATCGCGCGGAGCGTAAGGCTCAAGAAGATTTGGGATGTGGCGGCCATGGTGGGTTTGAGCCGGGACGAGCTCGAGCTCTATGGCGACCACAAGGCCAAGGTCAAGCTCGACGCCCTCGCCCGGCGGGCGGATGCGCCGCTCGGGAAGTACGTGGTGGTGACCGGGATCACCCCGACCCCGCTCGGGGAAGGGAAGACGGTGACCGCGATCGGCCTCGCCCAGGCCTTGTGGCGGTTGGGGAAGACGTCGGTGGTGTGCCTGCGCCAGCCGTCGCTCGGGCCGGTGTTCGGGATCAAGGGCGGCGCCGCCGGCGGCGGCCGTTCCCAGATCCTGCCTATGGAGGACCTCAACCTCCACCTCACCGGCGACTTCCACGCCGTGTCCATCGCCCACAACCTGGCGTGCGCGTTCCTCGACAACCACCTCTATCGGGGCAACGCCCTGGACATCGACCCCGAGGAGATCGTGCTCCGCCGGGTCGTGGACCTGTGCGATCGGTGGGCCCTGGAGGACGTGATCGTGGGCCTCGCCGGCCACGTGCGCCGAACCGGGTTCGACATCACCCCGACCTCGGAGCTGATGGCCATCCTCGCCCTGACCGACGGGCTAGCCGACATGCGGGCCCGCATCGGACGGATGGTGGTGGCGTTTGCCCGGGATGGCCGACCGGTGACGTGCGAGGACCTCAGGGCAGCTGGGGCGATGGCTGCCCTCTTGCGGGACGCGATCAAGCCGAACCTCCTCCAGACCCTGGAGGGGACGCCGGCGTTCATCCACGCCGGGCCGTTCGCCAACATCGCCCACGGGAACTCCTCGGTGCTCGCCGACCAGATCGCCCTGCGGCTTGCCGACCACGTGGTCACTGAGGCCGGGTTTGGCTCGGACATCGGCATGGAGAAGTTCATGAACATCAAGTGCCGGGCGTCCGGGCTCCGCCCGGACGCGGTGGTGCTGGTGGCCACCGTGCGTGCGCTCAAAGCCCACTCCGGCCGGTTCGACGTACGCCCAGGGAAGCCCCTGGACCCTCGGCTTGCTCAGGAGGCCCCGGAGGCGGTGGCCGCGGGGTGCGCGAACCTGGAGAAGCACATCGAGAACGCGCGCGCCTATGGGGTCCCGTGCGTGGTGGCCATCAACCGGTTCGATTCCGATCGGGCATCGGAGATCCAGGTGGTGCGGGAGCGGGCCCTGGCCGCGGGAGCCAGGGCCGCCGTAGAGTGTGCGGCGTGGGCACACGGGGGGGAGGGCGGGACGGCGCTCGCCGAGGCGGTGCTGGCCGCCGCCGAGGAACCGGTGGAGTTCCGGTTTCTGTACGACCTCGACCTTCCCATCGCCGACAAGATCCGGGTTGTGGCCACCCGGATGTACGGGGCGGCAGACGTGGAGTTCACCCCGAGGGCGAAAAGGATGCTCGCCCGCTACACCGACCTCGGCTGGGATGCGTTCCCGGTGTGCATGGCCAAGACCCATCTCTCCCTCTCCCACGATCCGGGGCTTAAGGGGCGGCCGGAAGGGTTCGTGCTCCCGGTGCGGGACATCCGACCGTCGGTTGGGGCCGGGTTCCTGTACGCCCTGTGTGGGGAGATCCGGACCATGCCAGGGCTCCCGTCCCATCCGGCCGGGGAGCGGGTGGACCTGGATGAGGACGGCAACGTGGTAGGGCTCGCGTGA
- a CDS encoding bifunctional 5,10-methylenetetrahydrofolate dehydrogenase/5,10-methenyltetrahydrofolate cyclohydrolase, whose amino-acid sequence MNTRSMEHGARVLSGVSVAEAIRARIVRDMAGLRAHGVTPTLAVVRSGRDKAAAAYAGSIRRTAGKVGIAVVEVELPPNASPEHGLEAIRECSAAAHVHGVLLLEPLPPSPDPLSLALAVPPEKDVDGVHPENLGALLAGGAGRATYHDLQARDDVFLPATAEAAMEILLAYGIEVSGREAVVVGAGRVGLPLAVLLLREGATPVTLCRRATADLTTTTRRADLLCVAAGRPRLITADMVKPGATVIDIGINAASDGVTGDVDFAGVRAVADAVTPVPGGVGPVTVALLLAHTVRAARAAARERSTRE is encoded by the coding sequence ATGAACACAAGGTCGATGGAACACGGGGCGCGGGTCCTGTCCGGGGTATCCGTGGCCGAGGCCATCCGGGCCCGGATCGTCCGCGACATGGCCGGGCTGCGGGCCCACGGGGTGACGCCCACCCTGGCCGTGGTGCGGAGCGGCAGGGACAAAGCGGCGGCCGCGTACGCGGGCTCCATCCGCCGGACGGCGGGCAAGGTGGGGATCGCGGTGGTGGAGGTGGAGCTCCCCCCGAATGCCTCGCCGGAGCATGGGCTAGAGGCGATCCGGGAGTGCAGCGCCGCCGCGCACGTGCATGGGGTGCTCCTCCTCGAGCCCCTGCCGCCTAGCCCGGATCCGCTCTCGTTGGCGTTGGCCGTGCCCCCGGAGAAGGACGTGGACGGGGTCCACCCCGAGAACTTGGGGGCCCTCCTCGCCGGCGGGGCAGGGAGAGCCACCTACCACGATCTCCAGGCCCGCGACGACGTGTTCCTCCCCGCCACGGCCGAGGCGGCGATGGAGATCCTCCTCGCCTACGGGATCGAGGTCTCCGGCCGCGAGGCGGTGGTGGTCGGCGCCGGGCGGGTCGGCCTGCCCCTGGCCGTCCTGCTCCTCCGGGAGGGCGCAACCCCCGTCACCTTATGCCGGCGCGCTACAGCGGACCTCACCACGACCACACGCCGGGCGGATCTGCTGTGCGTGGCCGCGGGGCGACCACGGCTGATCACCGCGGACATGGTCAAGCCAGGGGCTACGGTGATCGACATCGGGATCAACGCCGCCTCGGACGGGGTAACCGGGGACGTGGACTTCGCCGGGGTGCGGGCGGTGGCCGACGCGGTCACCCCGGTCCCGGGCGGGGTAGGGCCGGTCACGGTGGCCCTGCTGCTCGCCCACACCGTGCGCGCGGCTCGGGCGGCAGCACGGGAAAGGAGCACCCGCGAATGA
- a CDS encoding cyclodeaminase/cyclohydrolase family protein, with amino-acid sequence MTERSLRAIRVEEFLVALGSSDPTPGGGAAAALSGALAAALAQMVIGLAHRRAKDPVASTALATLQERARALVAGFLDLADADVAAYGAVAAALRLPRGTSEEQERRRAAVQTALKQAAAVPLGTAGRAVDVLSLVGEVAAACPKSAQSDLAAAARLAWAACSAALDNVDANALYIEDHDHLRGIAGVRRDLALEAKKKAAQVLVPLEKELERWLGERDSNPH; translated from the coding sequence ATGACGGAGCGTTCCCTCAGGGCGATACGGGTGGAGGAATTCCTAGTGGCGTTGGGGTCGAGCGATCCCACCCCGGGCGGGGGGGCGGCGGCGGCCCTGAGCGGGGCGCTGGCCGCGGCCCTGGCCCAGATGGTGATCGGCCTCGCCCACCGTCGGGCCAAGGACCCCGTGGCCTCCACCGCGTTGGCCACGCTCCAAGAGCGGGCGAGGGCACTGGTGGCGGGGTTCCTGGACCTGGCCGATGCCGACGTGGCCGCCTACGGCGCCGTGGCTGCCGCGTTGCGCCTGCCGCGCGGGACCTCAGAAGAACAGGAACGGCGCCGCGCCGCGGTGCAAACCGCCCTCAAGCAAGCGGCCGCTGTGCCCCTGGGCACGGCGGGAAGGGCCGTGGACGTTCTGTCCCTGGTCGGGGAAGTGGCCGCGGCGTGCCCGAAGAGCGCCCAGAGCGACCTCGCCGCCGCAGCCCGGCTGGCGTGGGCAGCGTGCTCTGCCGCCCTGGACAACGTGGACGCCAACGCCCTCTACATCGAGGATCACGATCACCTGCGCGGCATCGCCGGAGTCCGTCGGGACCTTGCCCTGGAAGCAAAGAAAAAGGCGGCTCAGGTGCTTGTTCCCCTGGAGAAGGAATTGGAGCGGTGGCTGGGAGAGAGGGATTCGAACCCCCACTAG
- the amrB gene encoding AmmeMemoRadiSam system protein B, which produces MGWRWACAAGTFYPADPPRLTAEIEACFHGPREALGPPGEGLTGPVGLILPHAGYRYSGSVAATGFSALWRLGRPEAVVILGTNHTGLGGAIAVGGPGTWETPLGTVPVEEELAGAIADGTGADRTDLPFHDEHSVEVQLPFLQHLFGAVPLVPVVVQYLDLAQARAAGTGLAQALAGRPVALIASTDFTHYEPDEVARKKDRRALTHILNLDLAGFLDEVARQRITICGVGAIALLLAACRELGLLGTKLLAYRTSGEVAGHLDQVVGYAAVLFQRVDDVA; this is translated from the coding sequence ATGGGGTGGCGTTGGGCGTGCGCGGCCGGGACGTTCTATCCTGCCGATCCTCCGCGGCTTACGGCGGAGATCGAGGCCTGCTTCCATGGCCCGCGGGAGGCGTTGGGCCCGCCGGGGGAGGGCCTCACCGGCCCGGTGGGGCTGATCCTCCCTCACGCCGGGTACCGCTACTCCGGATCGGTGGCCGCGACCGGGTTCAGCGCCCTGTGGCGGCTTGGCCGGCCGGAAGCGGTGGTCATCCTGGGCACCAACCACACCGGCCTCGGGGGAGCGATCGCCGTCGGAGGGCCCGGGACGTGGGAGACCCCGCTCGGGACGGTCCCGGTAGAGGAGGAGCTCGCCGGGGCGATCGCCGATGGCACCGGGGCTGACCGGACCGACCTCCCCTTCCACGACGAGCACTCGGTGGAGGTGCAGCTCCCGTTCCTGCAGCACCTGTTCGGGGCGGTGCCCCTTGTCCCGGTGGTGGTCCAGTACCTGGACCTGGCTCAGGCCCGCGCTGCCGGGACGGGGCTGGCCCAGGCCCTGGCCGGGCGGCCGGTGGCCCTGATCGCGTCCACCGACTTCACCCACTACGAGCCGGACGAGGTGGCCCGCAAGAAGGACCGTCGGGCGCTCACCCACATCCTGAACCTGGACCTCGCCGGGTTCCTGGACGAGGTGGCCCGCCAGCGCATCACGATCTGCGGGGTGGGAGCGATCGCCCTCCTCCTCGCCGCCTGCCGGGAGCTCGGCCTCCTCGGGACCAAGCTCCTCGCCTACCGGACCTCGGGCGAGGTCGCCGGACACCTGGACCAGGTGGTGGGGTACGCGGCGGTGCTGTTCCAACGGGTGGACGACGTTGCGTAG
- a CDS encoding YicC family protein translates to MTGFGRAQATQNGYAVQVDLRSLNHRFLEVRVRGLADLPLLVQRCEERLRDQFARGALELYVKWEHQGEARPKHLELAAARRYLADLTRLGEELGLADPPRLDHLLQLGAFQERPPHEEELWPALAAALDQAIHAVHAARAEEGEHLRAALAREAGLLHRLTEDAQRLAAESLREAEDRLRQRLAQLKVEADPTRVATELVLWAERSDVREELDRLQAHLRRLSELLDLDRPVGRELEFLAQEIGREATTLAAKARSAGLSQVALEMHLAVERIRQQARNVE, encoded by the coding sequence ATGACCGGGTTCGGCCGCGCCCAGGCGACGCAGAACGGCTACGCTGTCCAGGTGGACCTGCGCAGCCTGAACCATCGTTTCCTCGAGGTGCGGGTGCGGGGCCTCGCGGACCTCCCCCTCCTCGTCCAGCGCTGCGAGGAGCGCCTGCGGGACCAGTTCGCCCGCGGGGCGCTGGAACTCTATGTGAAGTGGGAACACCAGGGGGAGGCCCGACCCAAACACCTGGAGCTCGCCGCAGCCCGGCGGTACCTGGCCGACCTCACCCGCCTTGGGGAGGAACTGGGCCTCGCGGACCCGCCGCGTTTGGACCACCTGCTCCAGCTCGGCGCCTTCCAGGAGCGGCCCCCGCACGAAGAGGAGCTGTGGCCGGCGCTGGCGGCGGCGCTCGACCAGGCCATCCACGCCGTGCACGCCGCCCGGGCCGAGGAAGGGGAGCACCTCCGGGCCGCCCTGGCCCGGGAGGCCGGTCTCCTCCACCGCCTGACCGAGGACGCCCAACGCCTGGCCGCGGAAAGCCTGCGCGAGGCCGAGGACCGGCTGCGCCAGCGGCTCGCGCAGCTCAAGGTGGAGGCCGACCCAACGCGGGTGGCGACCGAGCTCGTCCTGTGGGCGGAGCGGAGCGACGTGCGCGAGGAGCTCGACCGCCTCCAGGCCCACCTCCGGCGGCTGAGCGAACTTTTGGACCTCGATCGGCCGGTGGGGCGGGAGCTGGAGTTCCTCGCCCAGGAGATCGGACGGGAGGCGACCACGCTCGCGGCCAAGGCCCGCTCTGCCGGCCTCTCCCAGGTGGCCCTGGAGATGCACCTTGCCGTGGAACGGATCCGGCAGCAGGCGAGGAACGTGGAATGA
- the gmk gene encoding guanylate kinase, which yields MNDFLPRGWGVQGERGIAFVITGPSGAGKSSVIAELLRRDPKLAFSVSATTRPNRADEVDGRDYYFVSEAAFDRLVAEGKLLEWTTYQGHRYGTPRSEVVDRLAAGQDVVLNVEVRGALAILNAGLPHPVVLVFMVPPTRDELIRRIRARGTESPDTLQARLAIADEEVKLIPAFHYLVVNDDLAAAVARVEAIVAAERARIVPWPR from the coding sequence ATGAACGACTTTCTTCCTCGCGGATGGGGCGTGCAGGGGGAACGGGGGATCGCGTTCGTGATCACCGGCCCGTCGGGAGCCGGGAAGTCCTCGGTGATCGCCGAGCTCCTCCGACGCGATCCCAAGCTCGCGTTCTCCGTGTCCGCCACCACTCGCCCCAACCGGGCGGACGAGGTGGACGGCCGCGACTACTACTTCGTGTCCGAGGCCGCGTTCGACCGGCTGGTCGCTGAGGGGAAGCTCCTGGAGTGGACCACCTACCAAGGCCACCGCTACGGCACCCCGCGGAGCGAGGTGGTGGATCGCCTCGCCGCCGGGCAGGACGTGGTGCTCAACGTAGAGGTGCGGGGGGCACTAGCCATCCTCAACGCTGGCCTTCCCCATCCGGTGGTGCTGGTGTTCATGGTCCCCCCGACCCGGGACGAGCTCATCCGCCGCATCCGGGCCCGGGGCACGGAGTCCCCCGACACCCTCCAGGCCCGCCTGGCCATCGCCGACGAGGAGGTCAAGCTCATCCCGGCGTTTCACTACCTGGTGGTCAACGACGATCTCGCCGCCGCCGTGGCCCGGGTGGAGGCGATCGTCGCCGCGGAGCGGGCGCGGATCGTGCCATGGCCCAGGTAG
- a CDS encoding 4'-phosphopantetheinyl transferase superfamily protein: MAQVGVDLVEVARIRDLFLRRGERALEHLFTPRELAYALAARPSLRFQRLAARFAAKEAFRKAMDHPVPFREMEVVRENGRPRLRWRGRDYPLTISHTAALAVAVVLVEDATPLPPPPPRPGPSGAPAG; the protein is encoded by the coding sequence ATGGCCCAGGTAGGGGTCGACCTGGTGGAGGTGGCGCGGATCCGGGACCTTTTCCTCCGGCGGGGGGAGCGGGCCCTGGAGCACCTGTTCACGCCGCGCGAGCTCGCCTACGCCCTGGCCGCCCGCCCCTCCCTTCGCTTCCAGCGCTTGGCGGCTCGGTTCGCGGCCAAGGAGGCATTCCGCAAGGCCATGGATCATCCCGTCCCGTTCCGAGAGATGGAAGTTGTCAGGGAAAACGGACGGCCCCGCCTGCGTTGGCGGGGCCGCGACTATCCCCTCACGATCTCGCACACGGCCGCGCTTGCCGTGGCCGTGGTCTTGGTGGAGGACGCTACCCCCCTTCCTCCGCCGCCTCCGCGGCCAGGCCCTTCAGGCGCTCCCGCAGGGTGA
- a CDS encoding 30S ribosomal protein S1, with translation MAEWIKMEDALDESDVRLFSRGDTVRGRVVQETEGEVLVDIGYKSEALLPKREIAPCREAMRPGEEIEVLITYIDEENGTVYISERQAYFAKRYAELEKAYRAGASVKGTIYEEVAGAGYQVSLGGIRAFLPASHLGKGVSTKFERLKGKDFEFKIIEFSRRNRNIVVSRREFLKQLEEKEKDELFASLTPGKVVEGTVKSVVEFGVFVDVGGHDGLVHRTEICWKDIPVPPPDKFKPGQKIQVMVLEADREEERISLSIKRLRPDPWEGIAARYPAGAKVTGKVVSVTDFGAFVELEEDVEGLVHISELSWTTPKHPKEVVAEGDVVEVVVLSVDEERKRISLSLRRALPDPWEDVEHRYPRGALVEGKVTNTTDFGAFVELEEGIEGLIHISELSWQRVAHPQEVLQPGQTVRAIVLKVDQAERRISLSLRALQQDPWEEFLEQYSVGSIVSGPVTQIKDFGAFVRITPAVEGLVHVSEISEERIASPSEVLRLGQEITAKIIGINEAKRQVRLSIKKLSEDIAEAEKDRFLSGQLGRETITLRERLKGLAAEAAEEGG, from the coding sequence ATGGCGGAGTGGATCAAGATGGAGGACGCGCTCGATGAGAGCGACGTGCGGCTCTTCAGCCGTGGCGATACGGTGCGGGGGCGGGTGGTGCAGGAGACCGAGGGCGAGGTCTTAGTGGACATTGGCTACAAATCCGAGGCCTTGTTGCCCAAGCGGGAGATCGCCCCCTGCCGGGAGGCGATGCGGCCAGGGGAGGAGATCGAGGTCCTCATCACCTACATTGATGAGGAAAACGGGACTGTCTACATCTCCGAGCGCCAGGCCTACTTCGCCAAGCGCTACGCGGAGCTGGAGAAGGCGTACCGCGCGGGCGCGTCGGTCAAGGGCACCATCTACGAGGAGGTGGCGGGGGCTGGGTATCAGGTGAGCTTGGGGGGAATTCGTGCGTTTCTGCCTGCATCCCACTTGGGCAAGGGCGTGTCCACCAAGTTCGAACGCCTCAAAGGCAAGGATTTCGAGTTCAAGATCATCGAGTTCTCTCGGCGGAACCGAAACATCGTCGTCTCCCGCCGGGAGTTCCTGAAACAGCTCGAGGAGAAGGAGAAGGACGAGCTGTTCGCCTCCCTGACCCCGGGCAAAGTGGTGGAGGGCACGGTCAAGAGCGTGGTCGAATTCGGTGTGTTCGTCGACGTGGGCGGCCACGATGGCCTTGTCCATCGCACCGAGATCTGCTGGAAGGACATCCCCGTCCCCCCTCCGGACAAGTTCAAGCCCGGGCAGAAGATTCAGGTGATGGTCCTGGAAGCCGATCGGGAGGAGGAGCGCATTTCCTTGTCCATCAAGCGATTGCGGCCCGACCCGTGGGAGGGGATCGCCGCCCGCTATCCGGCGGGGGCGAAGGTCACAGGCAAGGTGGTGTCGGTCACCGACTTCGGGGCGTTTGTGGAGCTGGAAGAGGACGTGGAGGGCCTGGTGCACATCTCCGAGCTCTCCTGGACCACCCCCAAGCACCCCAAGGAGGTGGTGGCCGAGGGCGACGTGGTGGAGGTCGTGGTCCTGTCCGTGGACGAGGAGCGCAAACGGATCAGCCTTTCCCTGCGGCGGGCCCTCCCCGACCCATGGGAGGACGTGGAGCACCGCTACCCACGGGGAGCGCTGGTGGAGGGCAAGGTCACCAACACCACCGATTTCGGGGCGTTCGTGGAGCTGGAGGAGGGGATAGAAGGCCTGATCCACATCTCCGAGCTCTCCTGGCAGCGGGTGGCCCATCCCCAGGAGGTCCTCCAGCCCGGGCAGACGGTGCGGGCGATCGTGCTCAAGGTGGACCAGGCGGAGCGGAGGATCAGCCTGTCCCTGCGGGCCCTCCAGCAGGACCCGTGGGAGGAGTTCCTCGAGCAATACTCGGTGGGGTCCATCGTGTCCGGCCCGGTGACCCAGATCAAGGACTTCGGCGCGTTTGTGCGCATCACCCCGGCGGTGGAGGGGCTGGTGCACGTGTCGGAGATCTCCGAGGAGCGCATCGCCAGCCCGTCCGAGGTGCTGCGGCTGGGCCAAGAGATCACGGCCAAGATCATCGGCATCAACGAGGCCAAGCGGCAGGTGCGGCTATCGATCAAGAAGCTCTCGGAAGACATTGCCGAGGCGGAGAAGGACCGGTTTCTGTCCGGTCAGCTGGGGCGGGAGACGATCACCCTGCGGGAGCGCCTGAAGGGCCTGGCCGCGGAGGCGGCGGAGGAAGGGGGGTAG
- a CDS encoding 1-acyl-sn-glycerol-3-phosphate acyltransferase: MRTWVADRVRDVLYGLLVLIAWPVVVGLFRLSVRGRRNLRARGILVAPHRSYWDIAILCVACGPFRRITFIARRGLLRNPLFAPFVWGFATVIDREAFGRDDFRRALHSAHRARLLGMFPEGTTRPGARPKPGAIRFAELLGRPLIPVNIVPRGPYPPRYPFGFPRIEARIGLPITVHELAGDLPPDLPRPERHRLLADRLMAHIQAL; the protein is encoded by the coding sequence GTGCGCACGTGGGTCGCTGATCGGGTGCGGGATGTGCTGTATGGGCTTTTGGTGCTCATCGCGTGGCCGGTGGTGGTCGGGCTGTTCCGCCTTTCGGTGCGCGGGCGGCGCAACCTGCGGGCGCGGGGGATCCTCGTCGCCCCCCACCGTTCGTATTGGGACATCGCCATCCTGTGCGTGGCCTGTGGTCCGTTCCGCCGGATCACGTTCATCGCCCGGCGGGGGCTCCTGCGCAACCCCCTGTTCGCCCCGTTCGTGTGGGGGTTCGCTACCGTGATCGACCGGGAGGCATTCGGCCGGGACGACTTTCGTCGGGCCCTGCATTCCGCGCATCGGGCGCGGCTCCTGGGGATGTTCCCCGAGGGGACGACCCGCCCCGGGGCGCGGCCCAAGCCGGGCGCCATCCGGTTCGCCGAGCTCCTGGGCCGGCCGCTCATCCCGGTGAACATCGTCCCCCGGGGGCCGTACCCACCTCGTTACCCGTTTGGCTTTCCGCGGATCGAGGCCCGCATCGGCCTCCCCATCACCGTCCACGAGTTGGCCGGTGATCTTCCCCCTGACCTGCCCCGGCCGGAACGCCATCGCCTCCTCGCCGACCGGTTGATGGCCCATATCCAGGCGCTGTGA
- the cmk gene encoding (d)CMP kinase produces the protein MRIAIDGPAAAGKTTIARRLAAELGFLFVPTGAMYRAAALARRRGLSLEATDIAVAADGRILLDGEDVTDFLGSPELDDLSSQVAVDGRVRRRLVAIQRRIAEGQDVVMEGRDIGTVVLPDAELKVYLWATPEERARRRMRDQGGEFADVLAAIRRRDERDSTRADSPLRPAPDAVVIDTTDKSPDQVLAVVRRLVEERRAHVGR, from the coding sequence ATGAGGATCGCCATCGACGGGCCGGCGGCGGCCGGGAAGACCACGATCGCCCGGCGGCTGGCGGCGGAGCTGGGGTTTCTCTTCGTGCCCACCGGGGCCATGTACCGGGCGGCGGCCCTCGCCCGCCGCCGCGGCTTGTCCCTCGAGGCCACGGACATCGCCGTGGCCGCGGATGGGCGGATCCTGCTCGACGGGGAGGACGTGACCGACTTCCTCGGGAGTCCGGAGCTGGACGACCTTTCGTCCCAGGTGGCGGTGGACGGCCGCGTCCGGCGGCGTCTCGTGGCCATCCAGCGCCGCATCGCCGAAGGGCAGGACGTGGTCATGGAGGGGCGGGACATCGGCACGGTGGTGCTGCCGGACGCGGAGCTCAAGGTCTATCTCTGGGCCACGCCGGAAGAACGGGCCCGGCGGCGGATGCGGGACCAGGGCGGGGAATTCGCGGACGTGCTGGCGGCCATCCGCCGCCGGGATGAGCGGGATTCCACCCGGGCCGACTCCCCCCTCCGCCCGGCCCCGGACGCCGTGGTGATCGACACCACCGACAAGTCCCCGGACCAGGTGCTGGCCGTGGTCCGAAGGCTCGTGGAGGAACGCCGTGCGCACGTGGGTCGCTGA